In Xenorhabdus nematophila ATCC 19061, one DNA window encodes the following:
- a CDS encoding adenylate kinase: protein MAKLIIPNHRAAQISFIKRQHALVIGSPGAGKSTFARQLSQISSIPLFHLDKEYWQEGWIAPSAEEWQQKLSTLTNQSSWIIDGNYGSSLSQRLEKADTVIHLYIPTYICLFQAIIRITKWHGKQRPDMALGCYEKINFDFLRQIIKYRKYQFKKDKLLLDDFDGNYIQLTSRTAIKVFLQKIAHGNKHNH from the coding sequence TTGGCGAAATTGATTATACCAAATCATCGTGCTGCTCAAATTTCCTTCATAAAACGTCAACACGCCCTAGTAATTGGCTCTCCTGGAGCAGGAAAATCAACCTTTGCCAGGCAACTAAGCCAAATTAGCTCGATTCCCTTGTTTCATCTTGATAAAGAGTACTGGCAAGAAGGATGGATCGCCCCTTCAGCAGAGGAATGGCAGCAAAAATTAAGCACTTTAACAAATCAATCATCATGGATTATTGATGGTAATTATGGTTCAAGCCTGTCACAACGGTTAGAAAAAGCAGATACTGTTATTCATCTCTACATACCAACCTATATTTGTTTATTCCAGGCCATAATACGTATAACTAAATGGCATGGAAAGCAGCGTCCCGATATGGCTCTTGGTTGCTATGAAAAAATAAACTTCGATTTTTTACGACAAATAATAAAATACAGAAAATATCAATTTAAAAAAGACAAATTATTACTGGATGATTTTGATGGAAATTATATTCAATTGACGTCAAGAACAGCAATAAAAGTATTCTTACAAAAAATAGCTCATGGCAATAAACATAATCATTGA